In Myxococcus stipitatus, the following are encoded in one genomic region:
- a CDS encoding sulfatase-like hydrolase/transferase — protein sequence MPQSTRPNILMLTVDQLMFPRFAYGPDGGFLPGIKDILGFVDEGGEDNPFRKFFPGFAALRKNAAVFRNHTIAASACIPSRAAIYTGQYGTRTGVTQTDGLFKSGDASAFPWLSPDGIPTIGHWFQKAGYHTHYFGKWHVSNPPEHSLKRYGFDDWELSYPEPHGASVNNLGAFRDVGFADLACTFLRRMALGQPYNRALGEQAYVAPLGDGPSTQPQPWFAVASFTNPHDIATYPILPRQLDSTSAPLGPLSVPGPTARSVVPVAGTLSLALNPLDFPQHNAHLPPNVHDPLVNKPSCQRDYAYKMGLALAAKTGLSLHQAKEGIDPVTVTLNSGIPFQLTAAPDVSTLRFCQYYTWLIHLVDGHIARVLRTLEESGQAENTLVVFLSDHGEYAGAHGYMMEKWHTAYQEALHVPLVVRFPTQDLPPKTRQIEALTSHVDVLPTLLGLAGISRGEVAEIRTELRLHRPVPPFVGADLSPLARGETNTVTEPDGSTREGVLFVTDDEITEPLPPDGDPHQEHDEALFSVFVRSVEALREGTTRAGKVPFLASGAVCQPNHVRCVRTPRWKLARTWDPSGTHADQWELYDLQNDPLEMENLLVFDGPFPTLITDLLRGLGRAEVETAARATHALLQKYEREKLSPWPG from the coding sequence ATGCCGCAATCCACGCGCCCCAACATCCTCATGCTGACGGTGGATCAGCTCATGTTCCCCCGTTTCGCCTACGGCCCCGACGGGGGATTCCTGCCCGGCATCAAAGACATCCTCGGCTTCGTCGATGAAGGCGGCGAGGACAATCCCTTCCGGAAGTTCTTCCCCGGCTTCGCCGCCCTGCGAAAGAACGCGGCCGTCTTCCGCAACCACACCATCGCGGCCTCGGCCTGCATCCCCAGCCGCGCCGCCATCTACACGGGCCAGTACGGTACGCGCACGGGCGTCACGCAGACGGATGGACTCTTCAAGAGCGGAGACGCCTCGGCGTTCCCGTGGCTCTCGCCCGACGGGATTCCCACCATCGGCCACTGGTTCCAGAAGGCCGGCTATCACACGCACTACTTCGGCAAGTGGCACGTCAGCAATCCGCCCGAGCACTCGCTGAAACGGTATGGCTTCGACGACTGGGAGCTGTCCTATCCGGAGCCGCACGGTGCCTCCGTCAACAACCTGGGCGCCTTCCGGGACGTGGGCTTCGCGGACCTGGCGTGCACCTTCCTGCGCCGCATGGCGCTGGGTCAGCCCTACAACCGGGCCCTCGGGGAGCAGGCCTATGTGGCGCCGCTCGGCGACGGACCGTCGACCCAGCCCCAGCCGTGGTTCGCCGTCGCGTCGTTCACCAACCCCCACGACATCGCGACCTACCCCATCCTCCCGCGCCAGCTCGACTCCACCTCCGCGCCGCTGGGGCCCCTGTCCGTCCCGGGCCCGACGGCACGCTCCGTCGTCCCCGTCGCGGGCACCCTGTCGCTCGCGTTGAATCCGCTCGACTTCCCTCAGCACAACGCGCACCTGCCGCCCAACGTGCACGACCCGCTGGTCAACAAGCCGAGCTGCCAGCGCGACTACGCCTACAAGATGGGCCTGGCGCTCGCGGCCAAGACGGGGCTGTCGCTGCACCAGGCCAAGGAAGGCATCGACCCCGTCACCGTCACGCTCAACTCGGGCATCCCCTTCCAGCTCACCGCCGCGCCGGACGTGTCCACCCTGCGCTTCTGCCAGTACTACACCTGGCTCATCCACCTGGTGGACGGCCACATCGCGCGCGTGTTGCGGACGCTCGAGGAGAGCGGACAGGCGGAGAACACGCTGGTGGTGTTCCTGTCGGACCACGGCGAATACGCCGGAGCCCATGGCTACATGATGGAGAAGTGGCACACGGCCTATCAGGAAGCGCTGCACGTGCCGCTCGTCGTCCGCTTCCCGACCCAGGACCTGCCTCCGAAGACGCGGCAGATTGAAGCGCTCACCAGCCACGTGGACGTCCTCCCCACCCTGCTGGGCCTCGCTGGCATCTCCCGGGGCGAGGTCGCGGAGATTCGCACCGAGCTGCGCCTGCACCGCCCCGTGCCGCCCTTCGTGGGCGCTGACCTGAGCCCGCTTGCCCGAGGTGAGACGAACACCGTGACGGAGCCCGATGGCAGCACACGCGAAGGCGTGCTCTTCGTCACCGACGACGAAATCACCGAGCCGCTGCCGCCCGACGGCGACCCGCACCAGGAACACGACGAGGCCCTGTTCTCCGTGTTCGTCCGCTCCGTCGAGGCGCTGCGCGAGGGCACCACCCGCGCGGGCAAGGTCCCCTTCCTCGCCTCGGGCGCGGTGTGCCAGCCCAACCATGTCCGGTGTGTCCGCACGCCGCGCTGGAAGCTCGCGAGGACGTGGGACCCGTCGGGGACCCACGCCGACCAGTGGGAGCTCTACGACCTGCAGAACGACCCGCTGGAGATGGAGAACCTGCTCGTCTTCGACGGCCCCTTCCCCACCCTCATCACCGACCTTCTGCGAGGACTCGGCCGCGCCGAGGTCGAGACCGCCGCGCGAGCCACCCACGCGCTCCTCCAGAAGTACGAGCGCGAGAAGCTGTCGCCCTGGCCCGGGTGA
- a CDS encoding SH3 domain-containing protein, with the protein MTPALLLSLVLAQSDAPSLHYTAFIEEEAGPRTLESYDFTKWEPAEGKVNLFVGVDEANLRQTPAADAAVVTTLPLGAAVRVVARGKDRLKVGEYVNHWYSVEYVDTKGTPDAKDDQTFKGWLFGNTLTPFRFEADFDGDGEKEVATVVMSNDFKIRVRIMEPKAKPTRRVTSVDVMPAGQSYLNVDGGPVVARLIPAKTAGVTLLQLDSKPDACSDFKSTYVSYEVPENKKGVLGKAKNALDVAGLSDPPNVSSYEVTFQPGPKELTVVHSRTEEDEAGKVQKSKERQRYGFRDGVYAELKAEPPATAETQP; encoded by the coding sequence ATGACTCCCGCCTTGTTGCTGTCGCTGGTCCTCGCCCAGTCGGACGCACCCTCGCTGCACTACACCGCCTTCATCGAGGAGGAAGCCGGGCCCCGCACGTTGGAGAGCTACGACTTCACGAAGTGGGAGCCCGCGGAGGGGAAGGTGAACCTCTTCGTCGGGGTGGATGAAGCGAACCTGCGGCAGACGCCCGCGGCGGACGCGGCGGTGGTCACCACGCTGCCCCTGGGCGCGGCGGTTCGGGTGGTCGCTCGGGGCAAGGACCGGTTGAAGGTGGGGGAGTACGTCAACCACTGGTACTCGGTGGAGTACGTGGACACGAAGGGGACGCCAGACGCGAAGGATGACCAGACCTTCAAGGGCTGGCTCTTCGGCAACACGCTGACGCCGTTCCGCTTCGAGGCGGACTTCGACGGAGACGGAGAGAAGGAAGTCGCCACGGTGGTGATGAGCAATGACTTCAAGATTCGCGTGCGCATCATGGAGCCGAAGGCGAAGCCCACCCGCCGCGTCACCAGCGTGGACGTCATGCCCGCGGGGCAGAGCTACCTCAACGTCGATGGCGGGCCGGTGGTGGCGAGGCTCATCCCGGCGAAGACCGCGGGTGTCACGCTGTTGCAACTCGACTCCAAGCCCGATGCGTGCAGCGACTTCAAGTCCACCTACGTGAGCTACGAGGTTCCGGAGAACAAGAAGGGCGTGCTGGGCAAGGCGAAGAACGCGCTGGACGTCGCGGGCTTGTCGGACCCGCCCAACGTCTCCTCGTACGAAGTCACGTTCCAGCCGGGCCCGAAGGAGCTCACGGTGGTGCACAGCCGGACCGAGGAGGATGAGGCCGGCAAGGTGCAGAAGTCGAAGGAGCGCCAGCGCTACGGCTTCCGCGACGGCGTCTACGCGGAGCTCAAGGCCGAGCCCCCCGCCACGGCGGAGACGCAGCCGTAG
- the dacB gene encoding D-alanyl-D-alanine carboxypeptidase/D-alanyl-D-alanine endopeptidase has product MRRALPLSLLLVSALSSGGCRHTQHPPQAPATVDAVAQGLFATLEDEGALASAYVLDAATGEPLYAHREHVRLLPASTMKVVSTASVLSALGPDFRFQTPVSMEGSLVDGLFLGDLVVEPSGDPSLGSWRFPETALACEQVADALRARGVRQWKGQVRVRGAEDMDTGFGPGWAWDDAAYAYSAAPTAFVFRENVVDLALSRAEGSDCALPPTMQLTPAFATFSAVVRVEPNAERANLSCTRLRSGPGVRCVWRSPVNQCPRSATVKLSVDEPQALFAACVEEALSKRGVPRLPFTLEAPGPVRPPTPEPLVTLVSPPLSELVKVTNKQSLNLYAERLGLRFARERGGLEGYSALSTALAQELTRRGIPARDLRPVDGSGLSRYNMATARGLARVIFTSLREPYGAALVDSLPIAGVDGTLATRPVTPTTAGRIRAKTGTLSGQRCFTGVVDRPGDAAHPRVVFALMLGNMDEGTTLPANEAFDRFAAALVELPLRAP; this is encoded by the coding sequence ATGCGCCGCGCCCTGCCCCTCTCCCTGCTCCTGGTCTCCGCCCTCTCGTCCGGGGGTTGCCGTCACACCCAGCATCCGCCCCAGGCCCCCGCCACCGTGGACGCGGTGGCCCAGGGTCTCTTCGCCACGCTCGAGGACGAAGGCGCCCTCGCCAGCGCCTACGTGCTGGATGCGGCCACCGGCGAGCCCCTGTATGCGCACCGCGAACACGTGCGCCTGTTGCCCGCGTCGACCATGAAGGTCGTCTCCACCGCCTCTGTGCTCTCCGCGCTGGGCCCGGACTTCCGCTTCCAGACACCCGTGTCGATGGAGGGCTCGTTGGTGGATGGGCTGTTCCTGGGAGACCTCGTCGTGGAGCCTTCGGGTGACCCGTCGCTCGGCTCCTGGCGCTTCCCGGAGACAGCGCTGGCGTGTGAGCAGGTCGCGGACGCGCTGCGCGCTCGCGGGGTGCGCCAGTGGAAGGGCCAGGTGCGCGTGCGCGGCGCGGAGGACATGGACACGGGCTTCGGCCCCGGCTGGGCCTGGGACGATGCCGCGTATGCCTACAGCGCGGCGCCCACGGCGTTCGTCTTCCGGGAGAACGTGGTGGACCTCGCGCTGTCCCGCGCGGAGGGCTCCGACTGCGCGCTGCCTCCCACGATGCAGCTGACCCCGGCCTTCGCCACGTTCTCCGCCGTGGTGCGCGTGGAGCCCAACGCGGAGCGCGCCAACCTCTCCTGCACCCGCCTGCGCTCGGGCCCCGGCGTCAGATGCGTGTGGCGCTCGCCCGTCAACCAGTGCCCTCGCTCCGCCACGGTGAAGCTCTCCGTGGACGAGCCCCAGGCGCTGTTCGCCGCGTGCGTGGAGGAGGCCCTCTCGAAGCGCGGCGTGCCCCGCCTGCCCTTCACCCTGGAGGCCCCGGGCCCCGTGCGCCCACCGACACCGGAGCCGCTGGTCACCCTGGTCAGCCCGCCCCTGTCGGAGCTGGTGAAGGTCACCAACAAGCAGTCGCTCAACCTCTACGCGGAGCGGTTGGGCCTGCGCTTCGCACGCGAGCGAGGGGGCCTGGAGGGTTACTCCGCGCTGAGCACCGCCCTGGCCCAGGAGCTCACCCGCCGAGGCATCCCCGCGCGCGACCTGCGCCCCGTCGATGGCAGCGGCCTGTCCCGCTACAACATGGCCACCGCGCGAGGCCTGGCGCGGGTCATCTTCACCAGTCTGCGGGAGCCCTATGGCGCCGCGCTCGTCGACAGCCTGCCCATCGCGGGCGTCGACGGGACGCTGGCCACCCGGCCCGTCACCCCCACCACCGCCGGACGCATCCGCGCCAAGACGGGCACACTCTCCGGCCAGCGGTGCTTCACGGGGGTGGTGGACCGCCCCGGAGACGCCGCGCATCCTCGCGTCGTCTTCGCGCTGATGCTGGGCAACATGGACGAAGGCACCACGCTGCCCGCCAACGAGGCATTCGACCGCTTCGCCGCCGCATTGGTCGAGCTTCCCTTGCGCGCCCCGTGA
- a CDS encoding prolyl oligopeptidase family serine peptidase, producing MKLTTALAAATLLLPLASPAAGKGASKAPATEKKEVVDTYHGTQVKDPYQWLEETQDASVRQWNDAQNAHTRAILDKLPGREPLRQRITELLSWKSPGYGKLTEAGGMLFAIKYQPPRQQPLLVVLGSTEDTSKERVLLDPMVLDPAGHTTIDFFEATLDGKKLAISLSKKGTESGDVSIYDVATGKPLPDELVPRVNGGTAGGGLAWNADGTGFFYTRYPRGEERAPEDRDFFQQVYFHKLGTPTEKDTYALGKDFPRIAMTQLESSSDGKYTSAMVANGDGGEFMLFVHGPDGKWTQVTKFADKVVGSRFGPDGNIYLLSRQDAPRGKVLRLPLATPSLDKATVLVPEGQASIQGVYPAKTRLYVNEQLGGPSQVRMVDLTGKDLGLVPTPPVSSVGGLVSAGGDDVYFSNVSFVQPQAWYRFSAKDGQVTKTALARTSPLDVSDVEVIRTEATSKDGTKVPLTILKKKNTRLNGNNPALLTGYGGFNISISPGFSPLAGLWLEQGGVYAVANLRGGSEFGEQWHAEGSLTKKQNVFDDFYACAKLLVEKKYTQPKKLAIQGGSNGGLLMGAVVTQHPEAYGAVVARVGLYDMLRSERTSNGQFNVTEYGSVKDAEQFKALLGYSPVHNVKDGAKYPPVLFTSGANDPRVDPFHSRKMVARMQAATSSKAPILLRADAETGHGSGTPLNARIEEEVDAYSFIFSQLGVKYLPPAKKVSAPKQQ from the coding sequence ATGAAACTGACTACCGCATTGGCCGCGGCGACGTTGCTGCTGCCACTGGCGTCCCCCGCCGCCGGCAAGGGTGCATCCAAGGCCCCCGCGACGGAGAAGAAGGAAGTGGTGGACACCTACCACGGCACGCAGGTCAAGGACCCCTACCAGTGGCTGGAGGAGACCCAGGACGCGAGCGTGCGGCAGTGGAACGACGCGCAGAACGCCCACACGCGCGCCATCCTGGACAAGCTCCCCGGGCGCGAGCCGCTGCGTCAGCGAATCACCGAGCTCCTCTCGTGGAAGTCCCCGGGCTACGGCAAGCTGACCGAGGCCGGCGGCATGCTGTTCGCCATCAAGTACCAGCCGCCGCGGCAGCAGCCACTGCTGGTGGTGCTCGGCTCGACGGAGGACACGTCGAAGGAGCGCGTGCTGCTGGACCCCATGGTGTTGGACCCCGCGGGCCACACCACCATCGACTTCTTCGAGGCCACGCTCGACGGCAAGAAGCTGGCAATCTCACTGTCGAAGAAGGGCACGGAGAGCGGCGACGTCTCCATCTATGACGTGGCGACCGGCAAGCCGCTGCCCGATGAGCTGGTGCCCCGCGTGAATGGCGGCACCGCGGGCGGCGGGCTCGCGTGGAACGCGGACGGCACGGGCTTCTTCTACACGCGCTATCCGCGCGGCGAGGAGCGCGCGCCCGAGGACCGCGACTTCTTCCAGCAGGTGTACTTCCACAAGCTGGGGACCCCCACGGAGAAGGACACGTACGCCCTGGGCAAGGACTTCCCGCGCATCGCCATGACGCAGCTGGAGTCGTCCTCGGATGGCAAGTACACCTCCGCGATGGTCGCCAACGGCGACGGCGGCGAGTTCATGCTCTTCGTCCACGGACCGGACGGGAAGTGGACGCAGGTGACGAAGTTCGCGGACAAGGTCGTCGGCTCACGCTTCGGCCCCGACGGCAACATCTACCTGCTCAGCCGGCAGGACGCGCCGCGCGGCAAGGTGCTGCGGCTGCCCCTGGCGACGCCGTCGCTCGACAAGGCCACCGTGCTGGTGCCCGAGGGCCAGGCCAGCATCCAGGGTGTCTACCCGGCCAAGACGCGCCTGTACGTGAACGAGCAGCTCGGCGGCCCGTCGCAGGTGCGGATGGTGGACCTGACGGGCAAGGACCTGGGCCTCGTCCCCACGCCTCCGGTGTCGTCGGTGGGCGGGCTGGTGAGCGCGGGCGGTGACGACGTGTACTTCAGCAACGTCAGCTTCGTTCAGCCGCAGGCCTGGTACCGCTTCTCCGCCAAGGACGGCCAGGTGACGAAGACGGCCCTGGCGCGCACCAGCCCCCTGGACGTGAGCGACGTGGAGGTCATCCGCACCGAGGCCACGTCGAAGGACGGCACCAAGGTCCCGCTCACCATCCTCAAGAAGAAGAACACGCGCCTCAACGGCAACAACCCCGCGCTGCTCACGGGCTACGGCGGCTTCAACATCTCCATCTCCCCCGGCTTCAGCCCGCTGGCGGGCCTGTGGCTGGAGCAGGGCGGCGTCTACGCGGTGGCCAACCTGCGCGGTGGCTCGGAGTTCGGCGAGCAGTGGCACGCCGAGGGCTCGCTGACGAAGAAGCAGAACGTCTTCGACGACTTCTACGCCTGCGCGAAGCTGCTGGTGGAGAAGAAGTACACCCAGCCCAAGAAGCTGGCCATCCAGGGCGGCAGCAACGGCGGCCTGCTGATGGGCGCCGTGGTGACGCAGCACCCGGAGGCCTACGGCGCCGTGGTGGCCCGCGTGGGCCTCTACGACATGCTCCGCTCGGAGCGCACGTCCAACGGCCAGTTCAACGTCACCGAGTACGGCTCGGTGAAGGACGCCGAGCAGTTCAAGGCGCTCCTCGGCTACTCCCCCGTCCACAACGTGAAGGACGGCGCGAAGTACCCGCCCGTGCTCTTCACCTCCGGCGCCAATGACCCGCGCGTGGACCCGTTCCACTCGCGGAAGATGGTGGCCCGGATGCAGGCGGCCACGTCGTCCAAGGCCCCCATCCTCCTGCGCGCCGACGCGGAGACGGGCCACGGCTCCGGCACCCCGCTCAACGCGCGCATCGAGGAGGAGGTGGACGCGTACTCGTTCATCTTCAGCCAGCTGGGCGTGAAGTACCTGCCGCCCGCGAAGAAGGTGTCCGCGCCCAAGCAGCAGTAG